A DNA window from Doryrhamphus excisus isolate RoL2022-K1 chromosome 2, RoL_Dexc_1.0, whole genome shotgun sequence contains the following coding sequences:
- the LOC131119978 gene encoding uncharacterized protein LOC131119978 has product MPRKKGFRMRRTPRAAQAVDCAVATKGREEVSSLSPVEVPTGGLQKVVKGSFHQGNTRFKYAATQCMAIAFCATALHSIKNVLLWDTADLDMAVVEGDQLYATLRERHVISHPSHFLCATELPKQEVIAGHKFEFCVKDDYALGDVNVVSGYYIENGIHVTLHDALHTMFGKYSTCILTVCQSSCAIVCDAGQYCLVDSHSRSCNGMVCSDGTSVVLCFGGLDALANHISNLAAGFGGAEKLFEIAGVVVTVVADRKRHLEMMTGDDGKKFKMADISSTCPSDVEVISVVTTQHAFCPMLQNDSKDVCQLLNIDCEVKTVPVNLRVGPLGAPCKKESIVADGNCFFRAISQAVSGTQKNHRRIRLHVVKHMEKHCEDYEKLLRSEYSCLTEYISVSKMKYVNSWATEVEIQAAADSLGINIFTFYGGRWLRYSSTSESSRGIYLDNSSGNHYECVTCVNEGQLGSCFGICQNGTSQVSQYGTRSHRHQVICADSEVAVGLNDVVETGKEKHQSMVPRVSPSKYLKRKRALDNR; this is encoded by the coding sequence atGCCACGAAAGAAGGGTTTCCGTATGCGACGCACACCCAGGGCTGCCCAAGCTGTTGACTGTGCAGTTGCAACAAAAGGTAGGGAAGAAGTATCTTCACTGTCACCAGTGGAGGTACCAACAGGTGGGTTACAAAAGGTGGTCAAAGGGTCATTTCATCAAGGCAATACAAGGTTTAAGTATGCAGCAACACAGTGTATGGCGATTGCTTTTTGTGCCACTGCTTTacacagtattaaaaatgtcttgttgtgggatactGCTGATCTTGACATGGCTGTTGTTGAAGGTGATCAGTTGTATGCTACTCTAAGGGAACGTCACGTAATTAGTCACCCATCACACTTTTTGTGTGCCACAGAATTGCCCAAACAGGAGGTGATTGCTGGACACAAATTTGAGTTTTGTGTGAAGGATGATTATGCTTTAGGTGATGTCAATGTAGTTTCTGGCTATTATATTGAAAACGGGATTCATGTCACTTTGCATGATGCTTTGCACACAATGTTTGGCAAGTACAGCACATGCATTCTTACAGTTTGTCAAAGTAGTTGTGCCATCGTTTGTGATGCTGGTCAGTATTGTCTGGTGGATTCGCACTCGCGTAGCTGTAATGGCATGGTGTGCAGTGATGGAACCAgtgttgttctgtgttttggtgGTCTTGATGCCCTTGCTAATCACATTAGCAATTTGGCTGCAGGGTTTGGTGGAGCAGAGAAACTTTTTGAAATAGCTGGTGTTGTTGTGACTGTTGTGGCTGACAGGAAACGTCACTTGGAGATGATGACTGGTGATGATggcaaaaagtttaaaatggctgacatttctaGTACATGTCCATCTGATGTTGAGGTCATCAGTGTTGTTACCACACAGCATGCCTTTTGTCCAATGCTTCAAAATGACTCCAAAGATGTGTGCCAACTTTTGAATATAGATTGTGAAGTCAAAACTGTGCCTGTCAATTTGCGTGTTGGACCCTTGGGAGCTCCCTGTAAAAAGGAGAGCATTGTTGCTGACGGCAACTGTTTTTTCCGTGCCATATCACAAGCGGTGAGTGgcacacagaaaaatcacagGAGAATTAGACTCCATGTGGTTAAACATATGGAAAAGCACTGTGAAGATTATGAGAAGCTACTCAGGAGTGAGTACAGTTGTTTGACAGAGTATATTagtgtttccaaaatgaaatatgtcaatagcTGGGCAACTGAGGTGGAAATTCAGGCTGCAGCGGATAGTTTAGGAATAAATATCTTTACTTTTTACGGTGGTCGTTGGTTGAGATATAGTTCAACGTCAGAATCCAGTCGTGGGATTTATTTGGACAACTCGAGTGGTAATCACTACGAGTGTGTGACATGTGTCAATGAGGGTCAGTTAGGAAGTTGCTTTGGCATTTGTCAGAATGGTACATCTCAGGTCAGTCAGTATGGTACCAGGTCACATCGGCATCAAGTAATTTGCGCTGATAGTGAAGTAGCAGTTGGTTTGAATGATGTTGTTGAAAcaggcaaagaaaaacatcagtcCATGGTTCCACGTGTAAGCCCGTCCAAATATCTAAAAAGGAAAAGGGCCCTGGACAACAGATGA
- the LOC131119977 gene encoding uncharacterized protein LOC131119977 — MFKHQVLQCHREHYSKSASASLVNTCINEDYLHKCSAECTVPCLLLESGRGQLWVCYTCHYKISKGEFPPECVANNLGVDPIPPELACLNSLEQHLIALNIPFMKMLALPKGGQNGVHGPVTCVPANVVETTNLLPRSNMEGSMLRVKLKRKLTYKGHYEYHFVDSMHIREALRYLKESNVHYEDIEYNEEWVNDFCREPDASQVEDSVPAVDVTPPLDAEDELLHDRQQHCMFQDTCLMPVDIGQEALDQYYDNILNVAPAEGNNPVRLLSDHSNEAKCFPVLFPRGRFTFHDTRQYRLTASRYFNNRIMHADKRFGQNVEYIFYAQYLCELVQVVSSISIALRKGIAGLVAKMAKDLLTNDESLKTLLECDQGYHFLKPIRGTPAFWQSTQRDILACVRQLGVPTWFCSFSSADLRWQNLVDCVLRQEGRTQTAAELEWADRCDLLRRNPVTAARMFDFRWHVFLREVIMSSSQPIGKVVDYFYRVEFQQRGSPHVHCLFWVENAPRIEVNSDEEVTKFIDRYVTCELQPQDEGLTETVSSVQQHSKRHSKTCKKKNTVCRFGFPKPVSGRTFISHQFDGQGQKTCTCQVSQSTGVKTCTCPKASQNAVNMKAEEASEIIKSIKTALADENHAYQSVEHLFHSLGITQNTFEAAHRRLGRRTEVIMKRQINEVWINPYSKPLLKMLEC; from the coding sequence atgtttaaacatcaggtcctgcagtgtcacagagagcattacagcaaaagtgcaagtgcttctcttgtgaacacgtgcattaatgaggattatttgcacaaatgtagTGCAGAGTGCACGGTGCCTTGTTTGTTGTTGGAGTCTGGTAGAGGGCAGCTGTGGGTTTGCTACACTTGCCATTACAAGATTAGCAAAGGGGAATTCCCACCTGAATGTGTGGCAAATAATTTGGGGGTGGACCCGATTCCTCCTGAGCTGGCTTGCTTAAACAGCTTAGAGCAACACttaattgcactaaatatcCCCTTCATGAAAATGCTAGCTTTGCCTAAAGGGgggcaaaatggtgtccatGGGCCTGTGACTTGTGTTCCGGCCAATGTTGTAGAAACGACAAATTTGTTGCCACGGTCAAATATGGAAGGCTCTATGCTCCGTGTCAAACTCAAAAGGAAGCTGACTTACAAAGGACACTACGAGTACCATTTTGTTGACAGCATGCACATTCGTGAAGCCTTGAGGTATCTGAAAGAGTCTAAtgtgcattatgaagatataGAGTACAACGAGGAGTGGGTCAATGACTTTTGTAGGGAACCTGATGCCTCTCAGGTGGAGGACAGTGTTCCTGCAGTAGATGTCACACCGCCTCTAGATGCAGAAGATGAGCTTCTTCATGATAGACAGCAACACTGCATGTTTCAGGACACATGTTTAATGCCAGTTGACATTGGTCAGGAAGCGCTAGATCAGTATTACgacaatatattgaatgtgGCTCCGGCAGAAGGCAATAATCCTGTGAGGTTGCTTTCTGACCATTCGAATGAAGCTAAATGTTTCCCAGTGTTGTTTCCACGCGGCCGTTTCACGTTTCATGACACTCGACAATATAGGCTGACGGCGTCGCGATATTTCAATAATCGTATCATGCATGCTGATAAGCGGTTTGGGCAGAATGTGGAATACATATTCTATGCTCAGTACTTGTGTGAACTTGTGCAGGTGGTGTCGAGCATTTCCATTGCTTTACGCAAAGGAATTGCTGGTTTGgtggcaaaaatggccaaggatttgttgaccaacgatgagtcgttaaagacattgttggaatgtgaccagggctatcattttctgaagcccatcagaggcactccagccttttggcagagtacgcagcgcgatattttggcttgtgtgcgtcagcttggtgttcccacgtggttttgctctttttcgTCTGCTGATTTACGGTGGCAAAACTTGGTAGACTGTGTTTTGAGGCAAGAGGGTAGAACGCAAACGGCTGCAGAGTTGGAGTGGGCTGACAGGTGTGATTTGTTGAGACGGAATCCTGTGACTGCTGCACGGATGTTTGATTTCCGGTGGCATGTCTTTCTCAGAGAGGTGATAATGTCTTCGAGCCAACCGATTGGCAAAGTTGTAGACTATTTTTACCGGGTGGAATTTCAGCAGCGTGGTTCCCCGCATGTACATTGTTTGTTCTGGGTCGAGAATGCCCCACGTATTGAAGTGAACTCAGATGAAGAAGTCACAAAGTTTATTGATAGATATGTTACTTGTGAATTGCAGCCACAGGATGAAGGATTGACAGAGACAGTGTCTTCCGTACAGCAGCATTCTAAGAGACACTCTAAAacgtgcaaaaagaaaaacacagtgtGTCGTTTCGGTTTTCCCAAACCTGTGTCAGGACGAACATTTATTAGCCATCAGTTTGACGGACAGggacaaaaaacatgcacttgTCAGGTTAGCCAATCAACCGgtgttaaaacatgcacatgtccaaaagcatcccaaaatgccgtaaacatgaaagcagaagagGCATCGGAAATCATAAAATCCATTAAAACAGCCCTGGCTGACGAGAACCACGCATATCAAAGCGtggaacatttgttccatagtctcggtataacacaaaatacttttgaGGCCGCACATCGCCGCTTGGGTCGTCGTACGGAAGTCATAATGAAGCGTCAAATCAATGAGGTTTGGATCAATCCATACAGCAAACCTCTGCTTAAAATGCTGGAATGCTAa